Genomic window (Halocalculus aciditolerans):
CTACGATTATGGACCTGCCCGCGGCGACTTCGTCGACGCCTTCTTCGACGTCGTCGACTGGAACGAGCCGAGCGCGCGCTACGCCCAGGCCGTCGAGCGCTTCGAGTAACCGCACCGCCAGCTCACTGAACGGGACCGCTTCTACGGTCGGCCCCCTTTCACGCGTCAGCGTACGAGACGACCCGCGAGCGACAGCGCCGTGAGTGAGGAACCAGCGTTTGCTCTCACGAGAGAGCCACGGAGATTCGGTCGGCGCGTCTACTCTCTCGAACGGTCGTTTCCGTCTTTCCTCGAGGACGGGAATCAGACTCCTGCCGCCTCGAAACCCACGTTGTCGTCGGGGGTTAGTCGTCGGTGGTGATGGTGCCCCAGTCGCCGCGGTGGAAGGTGAGCGGGTCGGCGTCGGGGTTGGGGGTGTCGGCGCGTTCGGCGCGGCCGACGTAGAGGGTGTGGTCGCCTTCTTCGATGGTGTCGTGGATGGTGCAGTCGACGTAGGCGAGGGAGTCCGTGAAGACGGGCGCGCCGGTGGCCTCGGTGGTGGTATGTTCCGTTTCGAAGGGGTCGGCGTCGCCGTCGGTCATGCCGGCGAAGTGTTCGGCGAGGCCGCGCTGGTCGTGCGCGAGGATGTTCACGGCGTAGCTGTCCGCGTCGCCGTCGGCGAGAATGCGGTGGGCTTCGGTGCCGTGGTCGAGGGAGACGAGGACGAGCGGCGGGTCGAGGGAGAGGCTGGCGAACGCGTTCACCGTGATACCGTGCGGAGTTCCGTTCTCGCCGGGGAGCGTCACGACGGTGACGCCGGTCGCGAACTCGCCCATCACGCCGCGGAAGGCGTCGGCGTCGACCATCTACGCCACCTCCGCGTCGCTCGGCGTTCGTCGCGCGGGACGCTCGTGCGTGGAGTGTGTCGCCATCGTATTCTCTAGTGGGAGCGCGAGGCCCATGAGTGCTTGCTGCAACGCGCTACAGGAGACCGCTAGCGGGTGTGGTGTTCGACGACGGTGGTTTCGACGACGGTGAGGGTGTCGTCGAGGACGACGCGGAGTTCGTCGCCGTCGCAGTCGACGGTGACGCGGACGCGGAGCGGGTCGTCGTCGAGGACGTCGGTGTGGGTGTCGCTGACGCACCAGTCGAAGTGCCAGAAGTGCTCGGCGTTCAGGTCGACGTCGCGCTCGGAGTGGAAGAGGAGGACGTTCGGGTCGTCGAGGAGCGTCACGCCGACGGTCGATTGGAGGGCGTAGCCGCAGCGCTCGCAGACGTGGTCGACGGCGACGTCGAGGGCTTCGTCGGCGGGGTCGCGGACGAGCGTGGTGTCGACGGAGCCGGTGCACTCCGGGCAGACGCCGTCGGCGGCGAGACAGTAGTGGTGGCGGACGTAGTGGTGGAAGGCCTGCAGGAGGTCGTCGGTCGTGCGGTCGTCGAGGCCGCCGGAGGGGAAGGGGTAGCTCACTTGGATGGTGCCGCAGTCGACGCAGCCGATGGAGAGCTCGTCGTCGACGTACCAGCCGTGGAGGTAGCCGCCGCAGTCGTAGCAGGTGCCGTCGACGGGGAAGAACCCGACCTGTGCGCGCTCGGTGAGCGTCCCGGTGAAGATGGCGCTCACGACTTTCCGGCCGGGGTGGCGGAACTCGTAGCCCTCGTCGCGCTGCTTGATGAAGTGGCCGGTGAGCCGGCGGAGGTGGTAGTTGAAGTTCGCGCTGTCGTCGATGTCCACGCGCTCGAAGAGGTCGGTGAAGCGCACGGGCGCGTCGTCCGCGCCGAGTTCGAGGAGCGCGCGCAGGATGTCGACGCGCGTGTCGTTCCCGAGGATGGAGAACACCTCCGCCGGGAGCAGCCGGGACTCCGTGCGCGCGACGGGTTCGCGGTCCGCCGACGCCTCCTCGCGCCGCGGCTCGGACTCCGCGCCCCCGCGCTGGTCGTGTTGGCTCATGCATCCGCGTTCGTTTACCACGCGGTAAAACCTATCGGCGGCGGGCCGGACGCCGCCGCGCTGCGTCCTCCGTGTCCCTCATAAGGCTCTCCGCCCTACTCCCAGCTATGACCGCTACGAGTGACGCCGAGTCCGGCGGGGGGACTCGCGAGGAGATCATGGAGGCGACGTTCCGCGCGCTCAGCAAGCACGGCTACACCGACCTCCGCGTGCGCGACATCGGCGAGGAGTTCGAGAAGAGCCGAACGCTCATCCACTACCACTTCGACGGGAAACACGACCTCATCTCCGCCTTCCTCGAATACCTCGTCGACCAGTACGAGGACCGCCCCGACCTCGACGCCGACGACGACTCCTGGGAGGTCCTCGGCGCGCGCATCGACCAGTGCCTCTTCGGCCCCGACCTCGGCGGGGACTTCGACCACTGGGACCGCATGAAGGTCTACCACGAACTCTTCTCGCAGGCCCGGCACAACGACCGCCACCGCGAGATATTCAACGAACACTACGCGAAAATCCGCGGGAACATCACGCGCGTCCTCGAAGCCGGTATCGAACGCGGCGACTTCGCCGACGTCGACCCCGACGACCTCGCTCAGCTCGTCACCGACGTCATCCACGCCTCGCGCGCGCGGAAGATTTCGCTCGGCCACGACGACGCCCCCGAGCAGGCCCGCCGCGCCATCGACGACTTCGTCCTCCCCGCGCTCGACCCCGAGTGCGCCTCCGAACGCGACGCCGCGCGCGACGGCGGACCGCGCTAGACGGAGTCGACGGACCGCCACTCCCGGCCGTGTCCGGTGAGGCTCGCGCGGAGCTCGATACCCGACTCTCCGTCTCTGACGGCGACCTGCCCGTTGCAGAGCTGGGCGAGCGTGCTGACGGCGCGCTCGTCGTGGTTCGCGGGGTCGACGAGGAGGACGCCGAGCCCGTCGACGGCGTCGACGCGGCCGGCGAGCGTGTGGACGAACCGGGAGACGGTTTTCAGGTCGCTGAAGGTGAGGAGCGTCGACACCGAGAAGAGCCCGGTGCGGACGCGCTCGATGCCGGTCCCCTGGAAGTCGCGGTAGACGTCGGAGAACCGCATCCCGATGCCGGTGAGGTCGGACGGCCCGGAGACGGTCAGGAGGCGCGCGGGGACGCCGTTGTCGTCGTCGCCGACGCAGTCGATGATGGCGGCCGTCTCCTCGGAGACGCGAATCCCGACGCGCTCTGCGTCCGACGCGATGCGGGACGCCCGCTGGTTCGTCGTCACCACGATGGTGGCCTCGTCGTCCGCGCCGTTGAGCATCCGGAGGGCGACTTCGCGCGCGCCGCCGTGCGTCGGCCCGGTGACGAGCACGGTCGTTCCCGCCCGAATCGCGTCCAGCGGGAGGTCGTCGAACGCGTAGTCCTCAGTCATCGCGTTCACCTCGCTCGTCGAGGCGGCGGTGGAGGTCGAGCTGCGACATCGCTTCGTCGGCGAGCAGGCGGAGGCGCTCGCGGTCCTCGGCCGCGAACTCGCGGGGTATGCTGTCGTGGAGGCAGAAGACGCCGATGGGGTGGCCGTCGGGCGTCGTGAGCGGCGCGCCGGCGTAGAACCGAATGTTCGCGTCTCTGAGTCCCTGGTTCGCCTCGAACCGCGGGTCGTCGGCGAGGTCCTCGATGACGGTCACGTCGTCGTCGAGAATCGTGAAGGTGCAGACGGTGTCCTCGCGGTCCATCGCGTCGAACGCCGCGCCGTGACAGGAGAGAAAGCGCTCGTGGTGGGCGTCGATGAGGCCGACGGCGGCGGAGTCGAGGTCGAAGAGCGCGACGGCGAGCTCGGTGAGGCGGTCGAGCGCCGCGTCGAGCCCTTCGGGGTCGGCGGTGTAGCGGTCGAGCGCGGCGACGCGCGCGCCCTCGTCCTCGGGGAGCGGGTACGCGGTCTGCGGGAAGACGGTCTGGCTGTGCTCGACGAGCGAGACGAGTTCGTCGATGGCGTCGTCGTCCTTCCGGAGGTAGTCGGCGACGACGTCTCCGAACGCCGCGGTGTCGATGTCGTCGAGCGGGCGGTCGGTGTAGAGGATGCAGGTGGCGTCCGGCGTCGCGTCGCGGGCGTCCCGGAAGAGTTCGAGGCCGGTCCCGTCCGAGAGGTCGTACTCGGTGACGAGGCAGTCGACGGACTCGGGGCCGTCGAGAACCGCGCGAGCGTCGTCGAGGGACGAACACGCCGTCGTCTCGAAGCCGGCGTCGGCGAGGGCTCGGGTCGTCGCCTCGCGCTCGCCGGGGTCCGGGTCGACGTAGAGGAGCATACACCCGCCACTCACGGCCGCGCCGCATATAATTGTACTTTCCAGACGGGTTAGAGAAACTATCTGTTCGCGTGGAAATCTCGGGTACCGCGACGACGTGCCGTGGCCGTCGACGGCTATTTCGTGAAGAGTGTTTATGAGTCGCGTGGAAACTTTCGCGGCGTCTCACTGTCTCGCTGAGTGATTCGTTCGTCCGGCCGGCGGTCGACGCTCTCCGCTTCGGTTTTGGCCGGCCTAAAAACCACAACGACTATATTGTTTTAGGGTGGCCTAAATCGTATGGCTCGGGACACAGCTGACGGACGGTTCACCAGGCGTGACTACCTCGCGACCGGCGGTGCGCTCGCCGCCGCCGGCCTCCTCGCCGGCTGCAGCGGGAGCGGCGACGACACGACCCGGAGCACGACCGACGACACCGCCACGACGGCCGGAACCACCCAGCGCACGACCGAAGACGACGCCTACACCGTCTCCATGGAGCCCGTCGGCGACGTGACCTTCGACGGCGTCCCCGAGACGTGGTTCTCCTACACCGGCGACTACGCCGACATGGGCGTCGCCCTCGGACAGGCCGACGGCCTCGCCGCCATCGGCCTCCCCTCGCGCTTCGGCACCCACTACTACGCCGACCTCCCCGGCGTCTCCGTCGACGCAGACTCCCTCACTAAACTCTACCAGGACGGCACCGGGAAGGAGATATTCTACGAGGTCGACGCCGACGTCCACGTCATCGACCCGAACTTCATGGTCAACCGCCTCCAGTGGAGCCAGGACGACGTCGACGAAATCCGCGAGAACGCCGCGCCCTTCTTCGGGAACACGATATTCACGCGGGTCTACGACTGGCACGACTACCGGTACTACTCGCTCTACGAGGCCTTCGAGAAACTCGCCGACCTCTTCCAGGAGCGCGAACGCTACGAGGCCTTCAAATCCTACCACGACGAAGTCGTCGCCGACGTCCAGCGCCGCCTCCCCGACACCACGCCCGAGATGGCGCTCCTCTACCCCGCCGGGACGCCGCCGGACTCCTTCTACCCCTACCTCGTCGGCGACGGCACGGCCGCGAAGCAGTGGCGCGACCTCGGCGTCGACGACGCGCTCGCCGCGGCCGGCGTCACCGACGCACAGGCCGGCGGCGGCACCCTCGACTACGAAGCGCTCCTCGACATCGACCCCGACGCCATCGCCGTCCGCATCTCCGGGAACGTCACCGAGCAGTACTTCCAGGAGAACGTCGTCGCGCACATGGAAAACCACGACGTCGCGAGCCAGCTCACCGCCGTTCAGGACGGCCGCGTCTTCTACGGCGGCCTCACCTACCAGGGCCCCATCATCCACCTCTACCAGCTCGAAATGGCCGCCCGCGGCCTCTTCCCCGACGTCTTCGGTGACGAGGAACTGTTCGACCGCCAGCGCGTCGCCGACATCGTCGCCGGAGCGACCTAACCTCATGACGCGAGCGCCTGCACCGTCCGCGACTCCGCACGCATCGAGCGACCGCCCCGCGGGTGAGCCGTGATGGTCGTCGACACCTACGTCGACGACGCCGAAGCGCGCGTCGCCGACGAACGCGACCACGTCACCGGAGAACGCGCCGCGTTCACCCAGTTCCGGAAGACCGTCGCCGACATGACGCCGCGCACGGGAACCGGGAACGGGCGCACCGGCGGGAGCGCCGCGAGCGGCGGCGGCGCGGCCGCTACCTCCTTCGTCGGCGACTCCGCGGGAACCACCCAGTGTGCCCGCGTCCGCGAGGCGTTCGCCGACACGGTCCGCCCCTACAGCGTCGACGACGTCGACGCCGACGAACCACTCCTCGTCACCGTCCGCGAAGAACTCGGCGAATCCGTCGCGCTCGCGCTCGCCCCGAACACCTCCCTCGGCTTCACGCCGACCGTCAAGAACGCCCTCCTCTCCACCGTCGGCGACCGCCGGCAGGAACTCGACGCGATGACGCACGCGCTCGACCGCGAGACCGACTCGCTCCGCGACGCCGCCGCCGACATCGACGATATCACCGCGTGGCTCGCCGACGTCGACGAGACGCCGCTCACCGCCCTCGACTTCGACGGCCTCCGCCGCCGCCACGACGCCCTCGCCGACCACCGCGCGACCTGCGACCGCCTCGCCGCCGACAGACAAACCTTCCTCCGCCGCACCACCAGCCACAACGCCACCGTCGGCCTCACCCA
Coding sequences:
- a CDS encoding winged helix-turn-helix domain-containing protein codes for the protein MSQHDQRGGAESEPRREEASADREPVARTESRLLPAEVFSILGNDTRVDILRALLELGADDAPVRFTDLFERVDIDDSANFNYHLRRLTGHFIKQRDEGYEFRHPGRKVVSAIFTGTLTERAQVGFFPVDGTCYDCGGYLHGWYVDDELSIGCVDCGTIQVSYPFPSGGLDDRTTDDLLQAFHHYVRHHYCLAADGVCPECTGSVDTTLVRDPADEALDVAVDHVCERCGYALQSTVGVTLLDDPNVLLFHSERDVDLNAEHFWHFDWCVSDTHTDVLDDDPLRVRVTVDCDGDELRVVLDDTLTVVETTVVEHHTR
- a CDS encoding TetR/AcrR family transcriptional regulator, whose amino-acid sequence is MTATSDAESGGGTREEIMEATFRALSKHGYTDLRVRDIGEEFEKSRTLIHYHFDGKHDLISAFLEYLVDQYEDRPDLDADDDSWEVLGARIDQCLFGPDLGGDFDHWDRMKVYHELFSQARHNDRHREIFNEHYAKIRGNITRVLEAGIERGDFADVDPDDLAQLVTDVIHASRARKISLGHDDAPEQARRAIDDFVLPALDPECASERDAARDGGPR
- a CDS encoding flavin reductase family protein — protein: MVDADAFRGVMGEFATGVTVVTLPGENGTPHGITVNAFASLSLDPPLVLVSLDHGTEAHRILADGDADSYAVNILAHDQRGLAEHFAGMTDGDADPFETEHTTTEATGAPVFTDSLAYVDCTIHDTIEEGDHTLYVGRAERADTPNPDADPLTFHRGDWGTITTDD
- a CDS encoding DUF7260 family protein; the protein is MVVDTYVDDAEARVADERDHVTGERAAFTQFRKTVADMTPRTGTGNGRTGGSAASGGGAAATSFVGDSAGTTQCARVREAFADTVRPYSVDDVDADEPLLVTVREELGESVALALAPNTSLGFTPTVKNALLSTVGDRRQELDAMTHALDRETDSLRDAAADIDDITAWLADVDETPLTALDFDGLRRRHDALADHRATCDRLAADRQTFLRRTTSHNATVGLTHRSLVPYLYQEFSVTYPVLVTVARLDAVLDDCQRAVRRHLTART
- a CDS encoding ABC transporter substrate-binding protein, translating into MARDTADGRFTRRDYLATGGALAAAGLLAGCSGSGDDTTRSTTDDTATTAGTTQRTTEDDAYTVSMEPVGDVTFDGVPETWFSYTGDYADMGVALGQADGLAAIGLPSRFGTHYYADLPGVSVDADSLTKLYQDGTGKEIFYEVDADVHVIDPNFMVNRLQWSQDDVDEIRENAAPFFGNTIFTRVYDWHDYRYYSLYEAFEKLADLFQERERYEAFKSYHDEVVADVQRRLPDTTPEMALLYPAGTPPDSFYPYLVGDGTAAKQWRDLGVDDALAAAGVTDAQAGGGTLDYEALLDIDPDAIAVRISGNVTEQYFQENVVAHMENHDVASQLTAVQDGRVFYGGLTYQGPIIHLYQLEMAARGLFPDVFGDEELFDRQRVADIVAGAT
- a CDS encoding DUF7504 family protein, with amino-acid sequence MTEDYAFDDLPLDAIRAGTTVLVTGPTHGGAREVALRMLNGADDEATIVVTTNQRASRIASDAERVGIRVSEETAAIIDCVGDDDNGVPARLLTVSGPSDLTGIGMRFSDVYRDFQGTGIERVRTGLFSVSTLLTFSDLKTVSRFVHTLAGRVDAVDGLGVLLVDPANHDERAVSTLAQLCNGQVAVRDGESGIELRASLTGHGREWRSVDSV
- a CDS encoding GAF domain-containing protein encodes the protein MLLYVDPDPGEREATTRALADAGFETTACSSLDDARAVLDGPESVDCLVTEYDLSDGTGLELFRDARDATPDATCILYTDRPLDDIDTAAFGDVVADYLRKDDDAIDELVSLVEHSQTVFPQTAYPLPEDEGARVAALDRYTADPEGLDAALDRLTELAVALFDLDSAAVGLIDAHHERFLSCHGAAFDAMDREDTVCTFTILDDDVTVIEDLADDPRFEANQGLRDANIRFYAGAPLTTPDGHPIGVFCLHDSIPREFAAEDRERLRLLADEAMSQLDLHRRLDERGERDD